A genomic segment from Pseudalkalibacillus berkeleyi encodes:
- a CDS encoding YtxH domain-containing protein: MTQSVQTPNQQAQRQPTQIHAQQEKESSFLLKGIVIGAVVGGLAALIDKNTRKNVQERSIKLKDQTSSLYKTVREEPNVIMNSVKHTMETTSKALNELSREVKEVVGKIDEVRQNSLETYSSVREVGGELKDVSSKLKEAGKEITDIEYGENDKS; this comes from the coding sequence ATGACACAATCCGTTCAAACACCCAATCAACAAGCACAAAGGCAACCTACACAAATACATGCTCAACAGGAAAAAGAAAGCAGTTTCTTATTGAAAGGAATCGTAATTGGTGCGGTCGTTGGTGGGCTTGCAGCATTAATTGATAAAAATACACGTAAAAATGTTCAAGAACGTTCTATAAAGTTAAAGGATCAAACCTCATCTCTATATAAAACAGTCCGAGAAGAACCCAATGTCATTATGAATTCTGTTAAGCATACAATGGAAACAACCTCTAAAGCTTTGAACGAGCTTTCAAGAGAGGTAAAAGAAGTTGTTGGGAAGATCGATGAAGTCCGACAAAATTCATTAGAGACCTATTCAAGTGTTCGTGAAGTAGGTGGGGAATTGAAAGACGTATCCAGTAAATTGAAAGAAGCAGGAAAAGAGATCACAGATATTGAATATGGGGAGAATGATAAGTCGTAA
- a CDS encoding YihY/virulence factor BrkB family protein codes for MRRFRQPSKKVFWKDLIQRIKEDGVTDLSAQLAYYFLLSLFPFLIVAITVVTALIDESQLYTMLDQYGPPELMNIIQDNSELIGGQGGAILSIGIIGTLWTASNGMNAVIRALNQAYDVDESRNFIVARAVAISLTIGMLLIIFVAMALPVFGQMIGNLFFYIGIPHYEEVWNVLRWVLSTVIIAGVITIIYFVAPNKKLTIRDVWVGAVVATVGWQLVSLAFSYYVNNFANYSATYGSLGGVIVLMLWFYVSGLMLIIGGEVNATFKHLEENPQT; via the coding sequence GTGAGAAGATTTAGACAACCTTCCAAAAAAGTCTTCTGGAAAGACCTTATTCAACGGATAAAGGAGGATGGAGTGACAGACTTATCTGCACAATTAGCTTATTATTTCCTGTTGTCACTCTTTCCTTTTCTAATTGTTGCAATTACGGTCGTCACCGCACTCATCGATGAAAGCCAGTTATATACGATGCTTGATCAATATGGCCCGCCAGAATTGATGAATATCATTCAAGATAATTCTGAACTGATAGGTGGCCAAGGTGGTGCAATCCTTTCAATTGGTATTATAGGTACACTTTGGACGGCATCAAATGGGATGAATGCTGTCATAAGGGCGTTAAATCAAGCTTATGACGTTGATGAAAGCAGGAATTTCATCGTCGCTAGAGCAGTTGCGATTTCATTAACTATCGGAATGCTGTTGATCATCTTTGTAGCAATGGCGTTACCGGTATTTGGACAAATGATCGGAAACCTGTTCTTTTACATAGGGATTCCTCATTATGAAGAAGTTTGGAACGTACTGCGCTGGGTATTAAGTACAGTAATTATTGCTGGGGTCATCACAATCATCTATTTTGTAGCACCGAACAAAAAGCTAACCATTCGAGATGTATGGGTCGGAGCAGTGGTTGCCACTGTTGGTTGGCAGCTCGTATCATTGGCATTTTCCTACTATGTAAACAATTTCGCGAACTATAGTGCTACTTATGGGAGTCTTGGTGGTGTTATTGTCTTAATGCTTTGGTTCTATGTGTCAGGGTTAATGCTAATTATTGGTGGGGAAGTGAATGCAACCTTCAAACACTTAGAAGAGAACCCGCAGACATAA
- a CDS encoding acetolactate synthase large subunit translates to MRVSELFVKCLENEGVEYIFGVPGEENIDFLDALKESDIEFITTRHETGAAFMAGYYGKLTGKPGVCLATLGPGATNLLTGVASANMDHSPLIAITGQAGMNRQHKQSHQYYDLVSMFKPVTKWNTSIRDQNIVPEVVRKAFQTATSEKPGAVHIELPEDISALKLDEGKPIQAPQNQTQSRASNPSIQHVSELLNQAKQPIIVAGNGVTRQHASDALLAFVEKLKAPITSTFMGKGAITWEHPQNLQTIGLQENDPVVRAIEECDIIIAVGFDMTEFPPSAWNPEGKKPIIHIDTAPAEIDAAYPVKESLVGDISTNLFLLTEKIEQRESMNEFYKELREELINELHANNEQLDYPMKPQKIVSDLREVMGEDDILISDVGSHKMWIARHYHCINPDTCLISNGFASMGVAVPGAIGAKLAKPHQNVVAVAGDGGFVMTAQELETMVRLNLPIVVVVLTDNRYGLIEKKQMNEFERSSNITFENPDFIQLAKAYGVEGLKVLRAEEFKPIMEEALKMGKPVLVDCPIDYKENFRISE, encoded by the coding sequence GTGAGAGTATCTGAACTGTTTGTGAAATGTTTAGAAAATGAAGGTGTAGAATATATCTTTGGTGTTCCGGGTGAAGAGAATATCGATTTTCTCGATGCGCTTAAGGAATCAGACATTGAATTCATAACAACCAGGCATGAAACTGGGGCAGCCTTTATGGCTGGGTATTATGGAAAGTTAACTGGGAAGCCTGGCGTTTGTCTTGCTACTCTCGGTCCAGGAGCTACAAATTTGTTAACAGGTGTCGCAAGTGCAAATATGGATCACTCACCGTTAATCGCCATTACAGGCCAAGCAGGTATGAATCGTCAGCATAAACAATCCCATCAGTATTACGACCTAGTATCCATGTTCAAACCAGTCACAAAGTGGAACACATCTATTAGAGATCAAAATATAGTTCCAGAAGTTGTCCGGAAAGCTTTTCAAACTGCAACGAGCGAAAAACCTGGGGCTGTCCACATTGAACTACCAGAAGATATTTCAGCGTTGAAATTAGATGAAGGGAAGCCAATACAAGCTCCTCAAAATCAAACGCAGTCCAGAGCTTCAAATCCAAGTATTCAACATGTTTCTGAATTATTGAATCAAGCGAAGCAACCTATTATTGTAGCTGGAAATGGGGTTACGAGACAACATGCATCAGATGCGTTACTAGCGTTTGTAGAAAAGCTTAAAGCACCTATTACAAGTACGTTTATGGGGAAGGGTGCAATAACTTGGGAGCATCCTCAAAACCTTCAAACGATCGGTCTGCAAGAAAATGACCCGGTTGTGCGTGCGATAGAGGAATGTGACATAATCATCGCCGTTGGATTTGACATGACAGAATTTCCGCCATCTGCTTGGAATCCTGAAGGTAAGAAACCGATTATTCATATTGATACGGCACCTGCAGAAATCGATGCCGCATATCCTGTTAAAGAGAGTCTAGTTGGGGATATTTCGACCAACTTGTTTTTGCTAACCGAAAAAATAGAGCAAAGGGAATCGATGAATGAATTTTACAAAGAACTACGGGAAGAGCTGATCAATGAATTACACGCAAACAATGAACAATTAGATTACCCGATGAAACCTCAAAAGATCGTGTCTGATTTAAGGGAAGTAATGGGTGAAGATGACATTCTGATTTCTGACGTTGGTTCACATAAAATGTGGATTGCTCGACATTATCATTGTATTAACCCCGATACTTGTTTAATTTCAAATGGATTTGCCTCCATGGGTGTAGCGGTACCTGGAGCAATTGGTGCAAAGTTAGCAAAACCACATCAAAACGTAGTTGCTGTTGCTGGAGATGGTGGTTTTGTCATGACGGCACAAGAGTTAGAAACCATGGTACGATTAAATTTGCCGATCGTAGTCGTCGTTTTGACGGACAACCGATATGGATTAATCGAAAAGAAACAAATGAATGAATTTGAGCGTAGCTCGAATATTACTTTCGAAAATCCTGATTTTATCCAGCTTGCGAAAGCATATGGTGTTGAAGGACTTAAAGTTCTTCGTGCTGAAGAATTTAAACCAATCATGGAAGAAGCATTGAAAATGGGAAAACCAGTCCTCGTAGATTGTCCAATTGACTATAAAGAAAACTTCCGAATATCGGAATGA
- a CDS encoding VanZ family protein, producing MEINNAPGQHRQIRSRWKWIGVILFIAYFAVLIYSTLFTFNYYIYGKSFNLVLFDSIRLMWRSGNYWLIFKNVIGNFLLFMPLGFLLPLISRKLARFRRMFFISFGMSAVIELVQFNYANRIFDIDDIFLNGLGGLVGLILYKVLAFFYRLIERNRRK from the coding sequence ATGGAAATTAATAATGCACCAGGACAACACAGACAAATACGTTCTAGGTGGAAATGGATAGGCGTAATCCTATTCATCGCTTATTTTGCTGTGCTGATCTATTCAACGTTATTTACTTTTAATTATTATATATATGGGAAGTCATTTAATCTTGTCCTGTTCGACAGTATTAGGTTGATGTGGAGAAGCGGAAACTATTGGCTGATTTTTAAGAATGTCATTGGGAATTTTCTATTGTTCATGCCATTAGGATTTCTATTACCATTGATCTCTCGAAAATTAGCCCGATTTCGAAGAATGTTTTTCATTTCATTTGGAATGAGTGCGGTGATCGAGTTGGTCCAATTCAATTATGCAAATCGTATCTTTGATATTGATGATATATTCTTGAATGGACTTGGAGGACTAGTAGGCTTAATACTATATAAAGTACTAGCCTTTTTCTATCGACTAATAGAACGGAACAGGAGAAAATAA
- a CDS encoding redoxin domain-containing protein, whose translation MRLRTEMPEFEGATEWLNGEVSKDQLVGDKPTLVHFWSVSCQLCKDAMPNINQFRDDYKDELNVIAVHMPRSEKDLDVDQIKEVAAEHEITQPIFVDNKHTLTDAYENQYVPAYYVFDAEGKLRHFQAGGDGMKMLTKRVNRVLGK comes from the coding sequence ATGAGATTACGCACAGAGATGCCAGAATTTGAAGGTGCAACGGAATGGTTAAACGGTGAAGTTTCAAAGGATCAGCTCGTTGGTGACAAACCAACACTTGTACATTTCTGGTCTGTAAGCTGTCAGCTTTGTAAAGATGCAATGCCGAACATCAACCAATTTCGTGACGACTATAAAGACGAGTTAAATGTAATTGCCGTGCATATGCCTCGTTCCGAAAAGGACCTTGATGTAGATCAAATTAAGGAAGTAGCTGCTGAGCACGAGATTACACAACCAATTTTCGTGGACAACAAGCACACATTAACAGACGCTTATGAAAATCAATATGTTCCAGCTTATTATGTATTTGATGCAGAAGGAAAATTGCGCCACTTCCAAGCAGGCGGAGATGGCATGAAAATGCTAACGAAACGTGTAAATCGCGTACTCGGAAAATAA
- a CDS encoding MFS transporter: MRTARYRFNVLISVVFVSGFAQGMLLPLLAILLENAGVSSSINGLSASAFYIGILVISPFIEKPLHKFGYKRMIVTGIALTGVSLLVFPLWQAIWFWFILRLIIGIGDHIFHFATQVWLTSISVEGNRGKNISIYGVSFGLGFGVGPVMTKLIEVNTALPFVVASILCVLALFLLIRIEHEYPENIVTTDVQSTWQRYGKVFKLSWPGLLGTFGYGFIETTVHSNFPVYAVRQGLGVDAVSILLPAFAIGALIFQVPLGLLSDKLGRKPILVTSLLIGGISFILMTLNGSLIYLTVMFIIAGLFLGSLFSMGITFMADLLPKELLPAGNILAGICFSLGSIFGPLIGGLAIQVLEEGSIFYTIGGMMLLLFIGVSFFQPRKGSEVAMTE; the protein is encoded by the coding sequence ATGCGCACCGCTCGTTATCGCTTCAATGTGCTGATTTCTGTCGTCTTCGTATCAGGATTTGCACAAGGAATGTTGCTTCCATTACTGGCTATTTTACTTGAAAATGCAGGCGTATCATCTAGTATCAATGGTTTAAGTGCGTCCGCTTTTTACATTGGTATTCTTGTCATTTCACCTTTTATTGAAAAGCCATTACATAAATTTGGTTATAAACGTATGATTGTGACAGGAATCGCACTTACTGGTGTCTCTTTACTCGTCTTCCCTTTATGGCAAGCAATTTGGTTTTGGTTTATCCTTCGTTTGATCATTGGAATTGGAGACCACATCTTTCATTTTGCAACCCAAGTTTGGCTAACGTCGATTAGCGTTGAAGGAAATCGAGGTAAAAACATTTCTATATATGGGGTATCCTTCGGTCTTGGGTTCGGGGTCGGACCTGTCATGACAAAGTTAATCGAAGTGAACACAGCATTACCGTTCGTTGTCGCATCCATTTTATGTGTTCTGGCACTGTTTTTGCTCATAAGAATAGAGCATGAATACCCGGAAAACATTGTCACGACTGACGTTCAAAGCACTTGGCAACGTTACGGAAAAGTATTCAAATTGTCTTGGCCAGGACTGCTCGGGACGTTTGGCTACGGTTTTATCGAAACGACTGTTCATAGTAATTTTCCTGTCTATGCGGTCAGACAAGGCTTAGGTGTAGACGCTGTTTCAATTTTGCTACCTGCATTTGCAATTGGCGCACTCATTTTTCAAGTACCTTTGGGACTCTTAAGCGATAAATTAGGGCGAAAACCGATTCTTGTGACGTCATTATTAATCGGTGGCATTAGTTTTATATTAATGACGCTGAATGGATCACTTATTTACTTAACCGTTATGTTTATCATTGCAGGACTTTTCCTAGGATCATTATTTTCAATGGGTATCACCTTTATGGCTGATCTCTTACCAAAAGAATTACTGCCTGCCGGAAACATATTAGCAGGAATTTGCTTTAGTCTCGGAAGCATTTTCGGTCCTTTAATTGGAGGACTTGCGATTCAAGTACTAGAAGAAGGTAGTATCTTTTACACAATTGGCGGAATGATGCTCTTACTCTTTATTGGTGTCTCCTTCTTCCAACCTCGTAAAGGATCTGAAGTTGCTATGACCGAATAG
- a CDS encoding OsmC family protein, whose amino-acid sequence MEFKMTEGGFTTEFEYGNLDISGNEEHGFRPYQLLVSSVAVCSGGVLRKVLEKMRYSFDDIKVTADIKRNEEEANRVERIKLTFHIKTEQWDENKIEKAMSLTRKNCSMVQSVQNSIEVVEEAEWVKP is encoded by the coding sequence GTGGAATTTAAAATGACAGAAGGCGGATTTACAACAGAATTTGAGTACGGAAACTTAGATATTTCAGGTAACGAAGAACATGGATTTCGACCATACCAGCTTCTCGTATCATCAGTAGCCGTATGTAGTGGTGGCGTATTAAGAAAAGTATTGGAAAAGATGCGTTATTCATTTGATGACATCAAGGTCACTGCGGATATAAAACGTAATGAGGAAGAGGCGAACCGAGTTGAAAGAATTAAGCTCACATTTCATATTAAAACGGAACAATGGGACGAGAATAAAATAGAAAAAGCAATGAGTTTAACGCGGAAGAATTGTTCGATGGTACAATCCGTTCAAAATAGTATAGAGGTTGTGGAAGAAGCAGAATGGGTCAAACCGTAA
- a CDS encoding YitT family protein, which yields MGQTVKTLLTLTLGALIQGIGMGLFLFPHHIPSGGAAGIAVINEFFWNIPHGWSLWLVNVPLLFAAVKFLGAGSAGKTVFAVTVTSITVDVIGLVLSAPISVPWIDLLFGACLFGIGVGILFKNGASSGGMAILAQIFAKMFNRPPGQVMFWINGVIFLITAFVVGWWIFLFAICTQWIGTKVLDIVYKEQLTIVKLRKALHI from the coding sequence ATGGGTCAAACCGTAAAAACTTTATTAACACTGACACTTGGCGCGCTCATTCAAGGGATCGGGATGGGCCTGTTTTTGTTTCCACACCATATTCCATCTGGCGGAGCAGCAGGCATTGCAGTCATTAATGAATTTTTCTGGAATATACCGCACGGCTGGTCGCTTTGGCTCGTGAACGTCCCATTACTTTTCGCGGCCGTTAAATTCCTAGGAGCTGGTTCTGCTGGGAAGACGGTTTTTGCGGTTACAGTGACGTCGATAACCGTGGATGTAATAGGGTTGGTGCTATCGGCACCGATTTCAGTGCCTTGGATTGATTTGCTCTTTGGAGCCTGCTTATTCGGTATAGGTGTAGGCATCCTTTTTAAAAACGGGGCATCTTCAGGCGGCATGGCGATACTGGCACAGATATTCGCGAAGATGTTTAATCGTCCACCTGGACAAGTGATGTTCTGGATTAACGGTGTGATTTTTCTCATTACTGCATTTGTCGTTGGTTGGTGGATTTTTCTATTTGCAATATGTACACAATGGATTGGGACGAAAGTTTTGGATATCGTTTACAAAGAGCAACTAACAATTGTGAAGCTACGTAAGGCACTCCACATATAA
- a CDS encoding MATE family efflux transporter — protein MAQQMDFTKGSVSKQMIFFSVPIFLTNILQTSFQFIDSVWVGNLLGSSALGAISISATLIFTILSFIIGVNSASLTVLSQKKGADDTQGLKESLNAFVFVLGILAVSLGLIGFFLSGWLLNLLGTPAEIYPLAKSYLQVNFLGILFLFGYNFIGTVLRALGDSKTPIRFVLMAVILNTILDPIFISWFDMGIVGAAYATIISQGFAFVYGLVYSVWKAGVPFVKPYVPPRFYFVTLFKLGVPAGLQMMAISGGIAAIMGIVAHYGADVVAGFGAAQRIDSIIMLPAFTLGSAVNSMAGQNIGIRAWDRVDAISRNGILMILGVSFAISTVAFLSAENLIQLFVDDIETIEFGATYLKTVAFFYPFLGINFVLNGIVRAAGAMVQVLILNLISFWVLRVPLTYLFAKWLGESGIAYGIGSSFIISSIIAYGYYKFGKWREIEIFNEESNQHT, from the coding sequence TTGGCTCAACAAATGGATTTTACAAAAGGTTCAGTATCTAAACAGATGATATTCTTCTCCGTCCCCATCTTTCTAACCAACATTCTGCAAACTTCTTTTCAATTTATTGATAGCGTCTGGGTCGGGAACTTACTCGGGTCATCTGCTTTAGGTGCAATCTCGATCTCTGCGACGCTCATCTTTACGATTCTTTCATTTATAATTGGTGTAAATAGCGCTTCATTAACGGTCCTTTCGCAAAAGAAGGGCGCAGATGATACGCAAGGATTGAAAGAGTCGCTCAACGCTTTTGTATTTGTTTTAGGCATATTGGCAGTGAGTCTTGGGCTTATCGGTTTCTTTTTATCTGGCTGGCTACTGAATTTACTAGGAACGCCTGCTGAAATCTATCCGCTTGCAAAATCGTATTTACAAGTGAATTTTCTCGGTATCTTATTCTTGTTTGGCTATAATTTTATCGGCACAGTTTTGCGTGCGCTTGGTGATAGTAAGACACCGATCCGGTTTGTGCTTATGGCTGTGATTTTAAATACGATACTCGATCCGATATTCATTAGTTGGTTCGATATGGGAATCGTAGGTGCAGCTTATGCAACCATTATTTCACAAGGGTTTGCTTTTGTTTATGGACTTGTTTACTCCGTATGGAAAGCTGGCGTACCATTTGTTAAGCCTTATGTACCGCCTCGTTTTTACTTTGTGACTTTGTTTAAACTTGGAGTACCAGCTGGCCTCCAAATGATGGCGATATCTGGTGGAATTGCAGCAATCATGGGGATCGTCGCTCATTATGGTGCGGATGTTGTGGCTGGATTTGGAGCTGCGCAGCGTATAGACAGTATCATCATGCTACCTGCTTTTACATTAGGCTCAGCTGTCAATAGTATGGCGGGTCAAAATATCGGCATTCGAGCCTGGGACAGAGTAGATGCGATATCAAGAAACGGGATTCTCATGATCTTAGGTGTTTCCTTTGCAATCAGTACAGTTGCATTCCTTTCAGCAGAGAACTTAATCCAATTATTTGTAGATGATATAGAGACAATTGAGTTCGGGGCGACCTATCTCAAAACTGTGGCCTTCTTCTATCCATTCCTCGGTATTAACTTTGTGTTGAACGGAATTGTTAGGGCGGCAGGAGCCATGGTTCAAGTCTTGATTTTAAATTTAATTTCATTTTGGGTATTGCGTGTGCCGCTGACTTATTTATTTGCCAAGTGGCTCGGTGAATCAGGTATCGCTTATGGAATTGGATCGAGCTTCATTATTAGTAGTATCATCGCTTATGGATATTATAAGTTCGGAAAATGGCGTGAGATTGAAATCTTCAATGAAGAATCTAATCAACACACATAA
- a CDS encoding abortive infection system antitoxin AbiGi family protein → MQRYYSRIYWHFTGSPKDGHLEAHSPDELLKVSKPKSDEESIYILLSILESSSLIASSSEQVGRHKTGNFCSTTDIPFKDLVNHSRYYGKAAIGFKAAIIHEHFLPVCYVPVNHTLLNEKLEQKHPLIDFVKVTDFHPPEGHTFYREKEWRKIGDFKFSKTDVAAIVVPDQSVKKLQTYLREHQYPENISVCSWQLVEEA, encoded by the coding sequence ATGCAAAGATACTATTCCCGAATCTATTGGCACTTTACAGGTTCACCAAAGGATGGTCATCTGGAAGCTCATAGTCCTGACGAGCTATTAAAAGTTAGCAAACCAAAATCTGATGAAGAATCCATCTATATTTTGTTGTCAATCTTAGAATCGTCTAGCCTTATAGCCTCTAGTTCGGAGCAAGTAGGACGCCATAAGACAGGCAACTTCTGCAGTACGACAGATATTCCGTTTAAGGATCTTGTTAATCATTCGCGATATTATGGAAAAGCTGCAATCGGTTTTAAAGCTGCCATTATTCATGAGCATTTTCTGCCGGTCTGTTACGTACCCGTTAACCATACTTTACTCAATGAAAAGTTAGAACAAAAGCACCCATTAATCGATTTTGTGAAAGTCACTGATTTTCATCCTCCTGAAGGTCACACGTTTTATAGAGAGAAAGAGTGGCGGAAGATTGGAGATTTTAAATTTAGCAAAACGGATGTCGCAGCAATCGTTGTACCCGATCAATCGGTGAAAAAACTTCAAACCTACTTAAGAGAACATCAGTATCCTGAAAATATTTCCGTTTGTTCTTGGCAGTTAGTTGAAGAAGCCTAA
- a CDS encoding YfkD famly protein: MRKLGIMIACIGLLLWPDQVFSADKSKQATEKVSIPNSTVSISKENSYPNATQDLPDLQPSELTRDMFSTTDVKIDNPELIRLFNESHISPTKTAIGYRANIYLGQWPLSYESSETNVNWEYHKVNVNQLNNRGGNAVQQLRFVQENEQKVSGGLTAKVANSDDVQKMMMIKASEKTQLPLSFTTVIGRGTKKDNVYNIPPKKVGLLSGYVPAVNEKGRVTYGEVYIVLKGSKKRIEVKNVTHQGIGAWIPVQDYITLRFNMTN, encoded by the coding sequence ATGAGAAAGTTGGGTATTATGATTGCTTGTATCGGGTTGTTGTTATGGCCAGATCAGGTGTTTTCAGCAGACAAGTCAAAGCAAGCAACAGAAAAAGTATCGATCCCGAATTCCACAGTATCGATTTCAAAAGAAAATTCTTATCCGAATGCAACGCAGGACCTTCCAGATTTGCAACCAAGTGAGCTAACTCGTGATATGTTTTCAACTACCGATGTCAAGATTGATAACCCGGAACTTATCCGCCTATTTAACGAATCTCATATTTCACCTACGAAAACAGCGATAGGTTATCGAGCTAATATTTATTTAGGACAATGGCCATTGAGCTATGAATCATCAGAAACGAATGTGAACTGGGAGTACCATAAAGTGAATGTGAATCAATTGAATAATAGAGGTGGGAATGCGGTCCAACAATTGAGATTCGTTCAAGAAAATGAACAAAAGGTTTCAGGTGGATTGACTGCAAAAGTGGCAAATAGTGATGACGTACAAAAAATGATGATGATCAAAGCCTCTGAAAAGACGCAATTACCTTTGTCATTCACAACAGTAATTGGTAGAGGAACGAAGAAAGACAATGTTTATAACATCCCACCGAAAAAGGTTGGCTTATTATCAGGATACGTACCAGCAGTGAATGAAAAAGGTCGCGTAACATACGGTGAAGTATACATTGTACTAAAAGGAAGCAAAAAGCGTATTGAAGTGAAAAATGTAACACATCAAGGAATTGGCGCATGGATTCCGGTACAAGACTACATTACGTTACGATTCAATATGACGAACTAA
- a CDS encoding winged helix-turn-helix transcriptional regulator, producing the protein MNNFENMCPKYEAAIDIIGKKWTGLIIRVLMSGPKRFKDIKKQIPDMSDRMLTERMKELESVGIVKRDVYPETPVRIEYTLTDKGNSLKEVIGEIQRWSDNWIEL; encoded by the coding sequence ATGAACAACTTCGAAAACATGTGCCCTAAATATGAAGCAGCAATTGATATTATCGGAAAAAAGTGGACAGGTCTCATTATTCGCGTATTGATGTCTGGACCGAAACGATTTAAAGATATTAAGAAGCAAATTCCAGATATGAGTGATCGGATGCTAACAGAACGAATGAAAGAATTAGAATCTGTTGGAATCGTTAAACGTGACGTATATCCTGAAACACCCGTACGCATCGAATATACACTTACCGATAAAGGTAACTCATTGAAAGAAGTGATTGGTGAAATACAGCGGTGGAGTGATAACTGGATAGAGCTATAG
- a CDS encoding SE1561 family protein — protein MGNAINDKSTQMNYIQNRIDMLLKVLDTIDPETAGVEEIDRLIEMLDELEDKCKQFRHDWEE, from the coding sequence ATGGGTAATGCCATCAATGATAAGTCAACGCAAATGAATTACATTCAGAATCGTATTGATATGCTTCTGAAGGTGTTAGACACGATTGATCCAGAAACAGCTGGGGTCGAAGAAATCGACCGATTAATTGAAATGCTTGATGAACTTGAAGATAAATGTAAACAATTTCGACACGATTGGGAAGAATAG